Proteins encoded within one genomic window of Arachis ipaensis cultivar K30076 chromosome B08, Araip1.1, whole genome shotgun sequence:
- the LOC110265296 gene encoding calcium-transporting ATPase 9, plasma membrane-type-like: MAKLEAKLGMLVDSMTVVEAYVGRNKLHQPDDSSNLNPEVLSLINEGIAQNTTGNVFVPKEGGEAEISGSPTEKAILSWAVKLGMNFSLLKSNTIDLHVFPFNSEKKRGDVAMKLVRI, from the exons ATGGCGAAGCTTGAAGCGAAGCTCGGAATGTTAGTTGACTCC ATGACTGTAGTTGAGGCATATGTTGGAAGGAACAAATTACATCAACCAGATGACTCATCAAATTTAAATCCGGAAGTTTTATCCTTGATAAACGAGGGCATTGCCCAGAATACTACTGGAAATGTTTTTGTGCCTAAG GAAGGGGGAGAGGCAGAGATTTCAGGATCTCCTACAGAGAAGGCAATTCTTTCATGGGCAGTAAAG TTGGGTATGAATTTCAGTCTTCTCAAATCAAATACGATAGATCTCCATGTCTTCCCCTTTAATTCCGAGAAAAAAAGAGGCGATGTTGCTATGAAGCTGGTGAGAATTTGA
- the LOC107612132 gene encoding D-amino-acid transaminase, chloroplastic-like, producing MNVAFVTKEKELIMPHFDKILSGCTAKRVLTLAEKLLSKGKLRGIRMKHVTVEEGKSSAEMMLIGSGVLVCPVVQWDEQVIGDGKEGRILKALFNLIVEDMESAPPTVRIPVPY from the exons ATGAATGTGGCTTTTGTGACTAAAGAGAAGGAGCTTATAATGCCCCACTTCGATAAAATTCTTAGTGGCTGCACAGCTAAGAGGGTTTTGACGCTTGCCGAGAAGTTGTTGAGCAAGGGTAAGCTTCGTGGGATAAGGATGAAACATGTGACTGTTGAGGAAGGAAAGAGTTCCGCTGAAATGATGCTTATTGGCAGTGGCGTTCTTGTTTGCCCTGTAGTGCAGTGGGACGAGCAAGTTATTGGAGATG GGAAAGAAGGCCGTATATTGAAGGCTCTCTTCAATCTTATTGTTGAAGACATGGAGTCAGCACCCCCTACAGTTCGTATACCTGTACCATATTAA